taataaaaaaaaataagactaagacaataaccttaaataaatagaatatgttattaattaattaattatttccataCCTGGAATGGCATTGTTTCCCTTAATAACTAacctttgatattcttttctccgtTCATTAAGATGGAACTTTCAGTCACAAGATTTGAACAAGGAACAGATCATATCTTGCTTCTAAAACTGACCTTTTCCAAcacataatcttttggcatttcaaaatttgTTACTATTTATTCTTGTATAAACTTCTCAACATTATTTTATAGCCTTTAGGTTCTTCATGGAATTGGTTGTGCTTGCGTATTAGAAAATTTATACCGATCTTCTGTATACTTTCGTGCCAACGGGTGGCTgcagtttattctttatttatgcacgatacgtattaaatatgtattctaatccgggaagactaaatcaacatttatttcgacTACGTGAATGAATAAAAATATACAAGTGAAAGAAACGGTTGAAAATTTACACCGATCTTGTAAATACAGCCGCACCACCGGGTGGACTATTGATGCACTATAGAATGAACGAATCCAGTTTTATTTGTCTCACTTGAGAATGGATGAGAACAGGAGAGGAGCGAAAATTGGTTTCAGTGGCTGTCCATACGGTGAGATTCGGAAGCAGGGTCTTCAGCATTACGAAAGAGGCGCACATGTGACCAGTTTTGGTCTGATAAAACAGACTTCTTTGAGACGGTACGGCCATGGAATATGGTTGCTGAGGCCGCACAGGTGCCCAATCCGTCTCtgataaaatagatttctttggggGCGGTTGGGGCGAAGGACATGGAATAGTGGTATGCCTGCACCTGGCCGAAACATGCACTATAAACAGAAGGAAGTACACAAAAAACAGTACTATCAGTTTCCAACGCATGAAATTCTCCATAATTTCTTTATTGTGTTAAGCGCACAGAAAACACTTTACGTTTCAACTAAATGATCAGTTAGCAGCCGGAAACTGATATGACATCCAATGCAATACTCTCATCTATATATAGAGGGAGCCCCAAATTTAAGAAGCTCCTACGAGGACGTTTGTTCCGTCAAATGATGCATTCAATGTGTTGTGCGTAGTGGAGACGAAAAAAATTACGATCTGCTccctattcaaattagaagctttgactaactaattacatcttaagaaagcatgaaagaaatcTCCCAAAATTAATTCAAAGTGCCGGGCTTCCTAATTTTAAAAAAGTAAgacctagcttacatatattttattttaatcaaatatatatataatacattcagATATCCTTATGGAGACGCCTATTAGAATtcgggtacatgataaaaataggcgataaggatatatgaaattttaaatatctatttagactattttatataatttatgtgttgcaagatcaaagcaaatactaaaatctaagatatattaaactttatttaatgataatattaaactttatttaattggagtaatatggttatggttagcattagggttaaggttagtgttatggttagggttaaggtttacataatggttcgggttagatttatgattagggtttgggttatgataatgtttagggtttatatcatggttagggttagcatcaacattagggtttggttttggtttaggattatggttagcattaaggtttaggattacagttaggattatggttagggttagggtcatggttacggtttaatattacggttcaatttatggttaaggttagggtttagtgttagggtttagtgtAAGGGTGACAAttataactgggggtatggttaggattaggattcagtttatggttatgttttggattagggttaaggttagtattatggtcagggttaaggtttatatcatggttagggttaggaatataataacaattggggtatatatcatggttagggttagcatcaagttttgtttttcgcatgggatcatggttagtgttagggttagtattggggttagtcttggtgattataattagggtaaagtttaaagataataattaaaattaggattagggttagggttaggtctagaattataattaggattagggatagggttagggttaagattgcatagAAAGATAGTCTATGATGATAGCTACAAGAGTTAGGGTTTGCgtcaggattagggttgttagggttagggattagattagagggagttatagtattatagataaaatgatagttataattggttttagttaacgattatagttattattgtaggataatgcttggggtaagggttcaggttcaggttcaattagaatcaatattaggaatagggatagggtttaattaaggttagcattacaactaaattaaggttacatttagtgttatgactcaggaagggttaggattcaaggataaagcatgttgttagggttatggttaggattaggttttagggttaagactaagtattattgttagggttagggttaataattataattagtgtaaaagttataatgagggttaggtttaaggtttggtattggggttagtcttagtgattataattagggtaagttttaaagattataaatagtgattataatttaaattagggttagggttagaattaaaattaggatcagggttagggttaggcttaagatTGGAATGAAAGATATTCTGTGATGAGAGGTGTAAGAGTTAGGGtttgtgttaggattagggttgttagggttagggttagatataaggttaggtttagggtcattatcaggttagggttagggttagggtctagattagagggtgTAATAGTATTATAACTAAAATAATGGTTGTAAttggtaggataatgcttggggtaaaggctcaggttcaattagaatcagtattaggattagagatagggtttaattaggattgaggttagaattacaactaaattaatagagctttgtttgaaggttagcattagaatttagttagggttatgggttatgttagcataaagattggggatAAGGTAAACCATAGGTTGGATTTATAATCGAGGTCGCTTCAGGGTTATGCTTGATGGTTATGGTTAAATTGGTATTAATgttctattaggattagggtttgggctaggttaaggttaggaatagattacgataaaatctccatttgaattagggttacatttagggcaggatttttgtcagggttagggtttaggattatggttaggttagagttaggattagggttggggttggggttaggattatgattagggttatggttaagtttattattgaaatcatgtttagcactaaggttaggtttaggatgatGGTTTGGCTCTGGCTTAGGCTTAggcttagggtcatagttaggattatggttagggttaggatttacatcaagctagggtcaaggttaagattagggtttgggtcaaggttagggttaggatttgggcTAGGGTCATTGTTAATATCATTGTTTGAgttaggtttaggcttagggttagggtgaggattatggttaatgttagggtttgagattaaggatagggttagggtaatggtttgagttagggtttagggttagcattaggattatgGGTAGGGCTTACTCTTAGGATTAAGGATAGGTTTTgggttttggttagggttagggtttaaatatagctcaagtaatagcttaattataattatgattcgagcatattgagggttatggttacatttacttagggttatggttaggctagaattagggttactattgtgctataatgcttagattcatttatatttagcTTAGGAGAATAATAATAATGATTAAGGTTATTGTTAGGGTTTGAGAAGGGTTACGgatagaattataattagggttagggtttggatcatcattaggattaaaattagattcaaggtttgggatagggatagaaccttggtatcaaagatagaaccccaagtttagtgagtcacatatttgtaaatttacaatatgttttaattaatttgaaatggatataatcatttaagaatataaaaaaccaaaaataaatctaaaattataataaatctattaaaatagattttaatttttatacccaaaaacatgaaattttataaaatagtatatactataatttatataaattttatgaaatattcaaaataagttacatgtgcatatccatgactaagatggtggtaattgcatagaaatttacaatatgttttaattaatttgaaatggatataatcatttaagaaaataaaaaaccaaaaataaatctaaaattataataaatctattaaaatagattttaatttttatacccaaaaacatgaaattttataaaatagtatatactataatttatataaattttatgaaatattcaaaataagtTACATGTGCATATCCATGACTAAGATGGTGGTAATTGCATAGATTGAGCTCAAACCTTCTAAGCAATTGGTAAGTTCTTATCAATCAAACTTTTCACAAAAAATGAACTTAAAGTCCTAAAATTATGAAAGAATCTAGGTCAACCTGTCTATGTATCTGTGGTACTACACAAGTGGtaaaatttatgagcattgtataattcatttggatatcttatgagagaaaattttgaatgcattgtaaaaatattaattaacattgattttctattgttaatatatatgagatagacatatttatcgacaagaaaattgaccaccaagaaaatgtccaaatttacaatattcaaattagcaaattgtattcatagattcaattggaaccattattaatatgatttaaaattaatttatattaaatatatgaaataaaatcttgATAACATAAAACAGATAATAATCTATTTAAAGcaccatcattgatttgatttctatgcttatcaaaagagtaatattattttagtaccatttattttgtgcattattagtATCTATTCAATTAACGCACTTAAATCTCAATTTTTTATATGCAAGCTATAATAatattcaaatagggttagggtttaaggataaagcatggtgtgcaggttaggattatataataaaaCTTTATTTTAAGGTCAAAGTTAAGGTTTAACTAGGAAAATCtatataaggattattgttagggttatggttcaattaatgttaggattagggttaggattatgattatttttatgattaaggtttatgtttttggttaggattatggttaggattaggactatGGTTATGGCGAGGGATAGGTTTACTTCATGTTTagtattagtgttaaggttagggctaaggctagggtttagggttagaatttaaaGTTAGGGTTACGATTATGTTTAGGGATAGggtatacatcattgttagggatagagttagggttagcaatatgttttgcattatatttagggttaagtttatagggttatggttaggttttattgtcaaggataataaatatttagagttatggttatgttgcagttgttattaTAGGATAATAAAACTTATTAtcaatttattataaaatatttaaaaaatccttcaCTATTATGTACTTTTGTTATGAATtggttttaattatttaaatatttttatgagattgatacatttaaattttgttgtaataaaataaaggcattttaaaatagattaaacttagttttaattaaaataatcttattaatacaagtatgaaaatagtttaaactttcttttgatttagattacttgttttattctaactctactcttataaaaattaaatgataaccCAATACAACATTAATGCTATCCctaatacaaccctaaccctaaccgtaactAAAGTCACAATCTTATTTAAGGGTATAacatttgagaaatataaattttgttttttcaatatagaaacattatattttgatgactaaaattatttgtttaaatatgtgattttgatttttttaagttagaaaaattaaattttatgtttacaatttagaaacatacaagtttgtttttatctttctaaattgataactaatattcttgcaacattatcttaacaaaaacgaGAAAAATAGTATGTTCTATCATTCTATGcaaatacaatttagaaacattacatttttattactacaatttagaaattgaaaaatcacatgtgtataaatttgattttttcaatatagaaacattatatcttgatgactaaaattatttgttcaaatatgtgattttgattttttaaatttcgaaaacttaaattttatgtttacaatttagaaacatacaagtttgttttttatctttctaaattgataactacgaTTCTTGCAagattatcttaacaaaaaagagaaaaacggtatgttctatcactctatgcaaatataatttagaaacataaaaattccttttgatcttgaaaaatcacgtgtatataaatttgtttctttcaatatcgaaacattatattttgatgactaaaaatatttgtttaaatatgtgattttgattttttaaatttagaaaaattaaattttatgtttacaatttagaaacatacaagtttttttaggagaaaaacggtatgttctatcactgtatgcaaatataatttagaaacattatatttttattactacaacttagaaacatagatttgattttttcaatatagaaaccttatatttggatgactaaaattatttgtttaaatatgtgattttgattttttaaatttagaaaaattaaattttatgtttacaatttagaaacatacaagttcttttttatctttttaaattgataactaagattcttgcaacattatcttaacaaaaaagagaaaaacggtatgttctatcactctgtgcaaatataatttagaaacattttatttttattactacaatttagaaacttaaaaattatttttgatcttgaaaagtcacgcgtgtataaatttgattttttcaatatagaaacattatattttgatgactaaaattatttgtttaaacatgtgattttgttttttaaaatttagaaaaattaaattttatgtttacaatttagaaagataaaagtttatttttatctttctaaattgataactaagattcttgcaacattatcttaacaaaaaagagaaaaacggtatgctctatcattctatgcaaatataatttacaaacattatatttttattactacaatttaaaaagataaaaaatattttttgatcttgaaaaatcacatgtgcgtataaattttattttttcaatatagaaacattatattttgatcactacaattatttgttcaaatatgtgattttgattttttaaatttagaaaaattactacaattatttgttcaaatatgtgattttgattttttaaatttagaaaaattaaattttatgtttacaatttagaaacgtacaagttttttttttatctttttaaatcgataactaagattcttgcaacattatcttaacaaaaaagagaaaaacagtatgttctatcactgtatgcaaatataatttagaaacattatatttttattactacaatttagaaacataaaaatgatttttgatcttgaaaactcacgtgtgtataaatttgattttttcaatctaGAAGCCTTATAtctggatgactaaaattatttgtttaaatatgtgattttgattttttaaatttagaaaaaattaaattttatgtttacaatttagaaacatacaagcttttttttatctttctaaattgaggaaagctaagaggtctagtagtgagtctaccaaaaagagcttgaccattgactcggagattcataacttggaagaggaagatgtgaaaggaacaaagcaagaaaaagttgagagtagcttgggggaaagaaggtcagctaggctttgtgacaaagagacgaatcaacctaccaagactgagactaatttttatgaaatttattatattgaagatGAGGCTGACTCCAAGGATAATTCTAAGGATGAGGATGTTAATGTGGATGAGGAAAAACAGACTGAAATCCCTAATGAGAACATGGACGAAGAAGACgaaattaaagaagaaaacaacaaatcgGAAAGTGAACATTAGTCCCTTTTCAAAGAGCACAATGGCCTAGTGTCCTCTAAAGATATGGAAATGGGTCCCTGTTTGCCTTTGAGGTCGACCCAGGAGGCTAACAACACTAGTTAGGAGCAATTGAATGAcatgaaggagaaaattgcaaggctagaaaagaaatatgatgaacatgatagtataatgaaactttagtgtgatgcttttaattctctctataatatcacagatgggataatgaagaatgcagtcctaggtacggtttctggtaaaggtagaccgaataaaattaggaagaagaatggaaagaAGGGTATAAGAGAAATGACAGAGGAGGACGAAGAAGATCAGAAGGAGACATGGAAGCAGAATGTCGGCAGGCTCGAGTGggaatggaatctaataaagaagtaatggtctcttggttttctctattttggtctttttgttatgtttttctttagatgGCTAATTGGGACCTGTGTGCCCAATTTGACagactttatgttaattaattatactaagacTGGCTCGGTTATGTTGATAAGGATAATGCTGGAAACATCATTAGTTGTATAGCTTATGATAATCGGTATTGTGATACTTCTGCTATTAACATTGGGTATGATACTAGCATCCGTAGAAATAGTCTcaggggtaggaaaatttttgatcattttttattagaactggttcctttttgttagctattttatagttggtgtttggtttatgatgtaattctgcttctcttttcattcagggccatctccctgcttatctaataaaaaaaaataagactaagacaataaccttaaataaatagaatatgttattaattaattaattatttccataCCTGGAATGGCATTGTTTCCCTTAACAACTAacctttgatattcttttctccgtTCATTAAGATGGAACTTTCAGTCACAAGATTTGAACAAGGAACAGATCATATCTTGCTTCTAAAACTGACCTTTTCCAAcacataatcttttggcatttcaaaatttgtttactatttattcttgtataaacttctcaacattattttatagcctttaggttcttcatggaattggttgtgcttgcgtattagaaaatttataccgatcttctgtatactgccgtgccaacgggtggctgcagtttattctttatttatgcacgatacgtattaaatatgtattgtaatccgggaagactaaatcaacatttatttcgactacgtgaatgaataaaaatatacaagtgaaagaaacggttgaaaatttacaccgatcttgtaaatacagccgcaccaccgggtggactattgatgcactatagaatgaacgaatccagttttatttgtctcacttgagaatggatgagaacaggagaggagagaaaattggtttcagtggctgtccatacggtgagattcggaagcagggtcttcagcattacgaaagaggcgcacatgtgaccagttttggactgataaaacagacttcttggagagcggtacggccatggaatatggttgctgaggccgcacaggtgcccaatccgtctctgataaaatagatttctttgggggcggttggggcgaaggacatggaatagtggtatggctgcacctggccgaaacatgcactataaacagaaggaagtacacaaaaaacagtactatcagtttccaacgcatgaaattctccataatttctttattgtgttaagcgcacagaaaacactttacgtttcaactaaatgatcagttagcagccggaaactgatatgacatccaatgcaatactctcatctatatatacagggagccccaaatttaagaagctcctacgaggacctttgttccgtcaaatgatgcattcaatgtgttgtgcgtagtggagacgaaaaaaattacgatctgctccctattcaaattagaagctttgactaactaattacatcttaagaaagcatgaaagaaatcTCCCAAAATTAATTCAAAGTGCCGGGCTTCCTAATTTTAAAAAGGTAAgacctagcttacatatattttattttaatcaaatatatatataatacattcagATATCCTTATGGAGACGCCTATTAGAATtcggtacatgataaaaataggcgataaggatatatgaaattttaaatatctatttagactattttatataatttatgtgttgcaagatcaaagcaaatactaaaatctaagatatattaaactttatttaatgataatattaaactttatttaattggagtaatatggttatggttagcattagggttaaggttagtgttatggttagggttaaggtttacataatggttcgggttagatttatgattagggtttgggttatgataatgtttagggtttatatcatggttagggttagcatcaacattagggtttggttttggtttaggattatggttagcattaaggtttaggattacagttaggattatggttagggttagggtcatggttacggtttaatattacggttcaatttatggttaaggttagggtttagtgttagggtttagtgtcagggtgacaattataactgggggtatggttaggattaggattcagtttatggttatgttttggattagggttaaggttagtattatggcagggttaaggtttatatcatggttagggttaggaatataataacaattggggtgtatatcatggttagggttagcatcaagttttgtttttcgcatgggatcatggttagtgttagggttagtcttggtgattataattagggtaaagtttaaagattataattaaaattaggattagggttagggttaggtctagaattataattaggattagggatagggttagggttaagattgcatagAAAGATAGTCTATGATGATAGCTACAAGAGTTAGGGTTTGCgtcaggattagggttgttagggttagggattagattaaagggagttatagtattatagataaaatgatagttataattggttttagttaacgattatagttattattgtaggataatgcttggggtaagggttcaggttcaggttcaattagaatcaatattaggaatagggatag
Above is a genomic segment from Cryptomeria japonica unplaced genomic scaffold, Sugi_1.0 HiC_scaffold_38, whole genome shotgun sequence containing:
- the LOC131862174 gene encoding uncharacterized protein LOC131862174 is translated as MDENRRGAKIGFSGCPYGEIRKQGLQHYERGAHVTSFGLIKQTSLRRYGHGIWLLRPHRCPIHEADSKDNSKDEDVNVDEEKQTEIPNENMDEEDEIKEENNKSENEADSQDNSKDEDVNVDEEKQTEIPNENMDEEEEIKEENNKSESEH